GAAAAAGAATTTATCCTACAATTAGAATTTCAAGCAAGAGATGAACCTAATATGGTGCTTCGCATGCAAGAATATCATGCTATTTTACACAAAAAGTATCAAAAACCTATTATTCAAATTGTTTACTACTTAGGTGAAACGCCCAGCAATATGCGCTCTGCCCTTGCGCCTTCGGAAATTTTCACAGGCTTTCAATTAAAATCTTTTAGAGATTATTCCTACAAAGAATTTATCGAATCTAAAAATGCCGAAGAGGTGATTATGGCAGTTTTGGCGGATTTTGGAAAGGAAAAACAAGAGGAAGTAGTGAGTAAAATTTTATCTCGCCTTTCGCAACTAAAAAGCGATATTACTGCGTTAAATAAGTATGTCAAGCAGTTGCTTATTTTAGCGCGTCTGCGCAATAAACTTCCAAAAATCATTCAAAACCAATTAGGAAATATGGGAACGATAGGATACGACATTGAAAAAGATGACTTTTATTTGCAAGGTTTGGAAAAGGGCTTGCAAAAAGGCTTAGAGGAAGGCTTAGAGAAAGGTGAGTTAAGGGGTTTGGAAAAAGGCGAGCTAAAAGCCCGCCGTGAATTAGCAATTTCTTGCTTACAAGACGGGCTTTCTGTAGAGAAAACTGCTAAACTCACTAAACTATCCATCGAGGAAGTTCGCAAATTGAGTAAAGAATTGTAACCTCATTAGATGTATTTTATTTCGCCTTTCGCAACTAAAAACCGACCTTACTGCGTTAAATAAGTATGTCAAGCAGTTGCTTATTTTAGCGCGTTTGCGCAATAAACTTCCAAAAATCATTCAAAACCAATTAGGAAATATGGGAACGATAGGATACGACATTGAAAAAGATGACTTTTATTTGCAAGGTTTGGAAAAGGGCTTGCAAAAAGGCTTAGAGGAAGGCTTAGAGAAAGGTGAGTTAAGGGGTTTGGAAAAAGGCGAGCTAAAAGCCCGCCGTGAATTAGCAATTTCTTGCTTACAAGACGGGCTTTCTGTAGAGAAAACTGCTAAACTTACAAAACTATCCATCGAGGAGGTTCGAAAATTGGGTAAAGAATTGTAATTCTGTTAGGCGTTTTCGGCTGTTGTTTGTGCAGGATAATCAGTGGCAAAAACAATTTTGTGGCTTCAAAGGGCGTTTTTTGCTATTTTGCCGTACCTTGTAGCGCAAATCCAAGATTTGCCATGCTGATAGGGGTGCGGGCTTTACCGCTCCTATCATAGGCAGGATACATCAAATTCCAACACTTCTTTTTGAATGGTTTAAACAACAATAAACTTAAAAAATCATGAACGACCTACCTCCTACATACATAGTTGAGGCTGTTTGGTTTGAAGATGGAGCACCAGACCCTTTTACTCTTAGAAGTAAAATGGAAGAGCTATCAGGTATGCAGGTTATTTGTCAACAAGCTAAGTATAGTGAAAAAACATATTCTATCATAGAAAAATTACCAGAAGATTGGTTTAATCTTTTTTTTGAAAAAAATAAGATTGCGATAGAATTTATATCAAATCAAACTAAAAGTTATGCTTCAATAGTTTATTATAACAAAAATACAACAATAGATTTAAGGTATTTCAATCCAATGAAAATGGGTTACATGGAGGTCTTACTTTGGCGTGCGCTTGGTGCGCTTGGTGGAAAATTTTGTTATTTAGGAAAAATAAAAGACATTCATTATAGAGGTTTCCCTAAAAATTGGTTTTTACCTTATGAAGAGGCTAAAACAAAGCGACGTTTTTATTAGCTACCCCCCGTTGTGCGTAGTATTCCAATAACCAAAGAGTAAACTAAAAGTTAGGCTTAGTTCCCCCCCTTATTGTGCGTAGGTAGAAACAAATCGCGCCTACTTTTGAGGGAAAAGATAAAAAATGTTATATTGCCCTTTCTTTGTTGGGGAGTTCAATTTTGACTCGAAAATGAGGGTGGTTCAAGATTTTTAGGGTTTCACACCTAATGATTTTTTTGCTTGGGTACTATGGAAAAGGCGTTTTCTTTTGGTGGTAAAAAAAGAGCGGAGCAGCGTTTTTCTTCGCTTGGCTTGGTCGTTTTTGGCTTTTTGTGGCTTTTTTTCCAAATATTTGGCTGTTTTTTTATACAACTTTTGGCGCAGGAAAAAATACAAGAAAAGCGCGTCAGCCAATACATTTCTGATGGCTGGGATAGAAAAGACGGATTGCCCTCGAATACCTTGCAAAACGTCTATTGCAGCAAAGAAGGCTACCTTTGGATAGCTTCTTATGCAGGACTTACGCGCTTCGATGGCTTTCATTTCGAAACTTTTGACGGCAAAAATACGCCCCAAATTCAGACGACAGCCTTTTCGCGCTTCCTCGAACTGCCCGATAGCAGCCTTTGGGCAACCACTACGGGCGGCGGCGGCTTGGTGCGCTACCAAAAGGGCAAATTTGAAAGTTATAGCCAAAAAGCAGGTTTGCCTTCTGTAACGATAGACCCCCTAATTTTAGACGCAAGTGGGAAAAAAATATGGGTGGGAACGCGCGGAAAGGGCATTTTTCAATTCGACCTCACTACCAAACAATTTAAAGCCCTTGAAATAGAGCGGCTAAAAAGTAGTTTTGTATTTGATTTATATCAAGAAAAAAATGGCACACTTTGGATAGGAACGGAAGGCGAAGGTTTATTTCAATATTTTTCCGATGGCAGCCTCAAAAGAGTGGAAATAGAGCCGCAAGAGCCACTACTCAACGAAAAAGGGGTAGTGCATTTTATCTTTCAAGACAGAAAAAATAGGGTTTTTGTTAGTATTGATAACTACTTGTATGTCTATCAGAATCAGAAATTCCAACGCATTTCTCTTTTAGATGGCTATCCGCTTCTTTCTATCACCGAAGATAGCAAGGGCGACCTTTGGTTGGGTACGCCTTTTAGTCTTTTGCGTTTTGATTTTGAAAAAAACGAAATAGATGAACTTACAAAAACGCCACAACATCAACAGCTGCACATCAACGGGCTTACCTTTGATAGAGAAGGCAGTCTTTGGGCTGCTACCTACCGTTTCGGACTTTTGCGCCTTAGAGATGGCAATTTTACCAATTATACCCAACAAGAGGGGCTGGCTACCAATACCGTAAATTCTTTTTTCGAGTATGAAAAAGACAAACTTTTAGTCTGTTCAGACAACGGCAAAGTCAATTTGCTTGACGCAAAAAATCATCAAGTAAGCCTTCTCAATTTCAAAACCGACTTGGGAAAGGAGCGTATCCGTACTGCCATTCAAGACCAAAAGGGCAATTTTTGGATTGGCTCTTATGCAGGCTTGCTCAAAATCGAACCCAACGGAAAAGAAATTTTATACCACAAAAATAATCCCGACCCTAACCGTCGCCTTCTCGATAATCAGGTCAGAGCGGTAGTGGCACACCCAAACGGCGACCTTTGGATTGGCACGCGTTCAGGCGGCATAGAAATTTGGAAAACAGACGGCACAAAACTTTTTCTCAATAAAAACAATGGCAAACTGCCCTCGAATTTTGTCATGCACCTGCTCACTTTGAAAGATGGGCGCGTTTTGGTTTCCACCAACGACAACGGCATTGCCTTCTTTTCTGCCGAAGGCAAAATCCTACGTTTTATCTCCGAAAAGGAAGGTTTGGGCAATAATCTGGTTTTCAGTGCCACAGAAGACGCACAAAATCAAACATGGATTGCGACAAATGGTAAAATCTCTTGGCTTCGCCAAGATGGGCGCATTTTTAATTTCTCTCCCCAAAATGGTTTGCCTTTTCCCTACCCCTTAGATGTGAAATTTGACGAGCAGGGCGCACTTTGGGTCAGTTCTTCTATTGGTTTGGTCAGGATTGCTTATAGCGAATTGGAAGCGGTAGCTGATGGCAAGAAAGAAATGCTCGAAACACAGATTTTCGACCGCAGCGATGGCATGGTGAGTTCGGAATGTATCGGTGCAGTGCAGATGTATGAAACACAGGATAGGCGCATTTGGATACCCACAATGGGCGGCATTTCGGTCTTAAAGCCTACCGAAATTCAAAAAAATTTGGTCTTGCCGCCTGTTTATTTGCAAGCAGTACAGACCGACCAAACGAATTGGTATCCACAGGCAGACGGCAAAAAGTTGCTCACCTTAGACCAAAATTGGCAACGCCTCACCTTCCGTTTTGCTGCCCTTAGCTACATTGCACCCGAAAAAGTGCGCGTCCGTTATCAGCTCAAAGGTTATGACCAAGACTGGATTGAAGCCGAAAACCTGCGCCAAATTAGCTACACACGCCTCCCTGCGGGTAGGTACGAATTTCGCCTGATGGCAGCCAATAGCGACGGACTCTGGAATAGGCAGGGCGTGAGTTTTGCCTTTGTCATTCAGCCACGTTTTCACGAAACGACCTTATTCTACCTCCTTTCTTTTGTTTTTTTGGTAGGATTGATAACCCTATTTTACCGTTGGCGCATCAAAAAAGAGCAACAGCAAAAATTAGAACTGCAAGAACTTGTCTTGGAACGCACGCGCGAAATTCTCAACCAAAAAGAGGAGATAGATTTTCAGCGCGAAAGAGCCATTAAAGCCTATCAAAATATTCAGGTATTGAGTCAGATAGGGCAAAATATCACCGCTACGCTCGATATGAGTTCGATGACCCAAAAAGTCTATCAACTTGTCAATACCCTTTTGCCTGCCGAAGGGTTTGGGGTAGGTATCTATGTTGCAAGTCAAGACCATATAGAATTTCGCGGCTTTATCGAGGGTGGCTTGATACTGCCCACTCACGCCGAGCCATTGAGCGACAGCACTACATTGGCATACCGTTGTTTTGTAAAGGGCGAAGAAATTTGGTCGAATCAGGTGCGCCAAGATTTTGCCGACCTACTTGTAGAGCAGAAGTATAAAAATGGCATGGTAGGCAATTTGCCCGAATCACTCCTCTATATGCCCTTGAAGATGGAAAGCGAAATTTTAGGGGTCATTACCGTACAAAGTTTTCAGAAAGGGGCATACACCGAAACACACGTCGATATTTTGCGAAACTTAGCCTCTTATATTGCCATTGCGGTTGCTAATAGCAAATCGTATGAAATTATACGCGAAAAAAATACGCACATTACCGATAGTATTCGTTATGCCGAAAAGATACAACGCGCCATTTTGCCGCCCTTTGAGCGCGTCGCTCAACATTTTGGGGCAGCGGCTTTGCTTTTCCAGCCCAAAGACATTGTGTCTGGCGATTTCTTTTGGTTTCATAAGGTGCAGGAAAAAAACAAAGATTTTCACTTTTTAGCCGTCGTCGATTGCACAGGGCATGGCGTACCCGGTGCTTTTATGTCTTTGATTGGCAATATCCTACTCAATGAAATTGTCAAAGACTTGCAAATTCATGAGCCTGCCCAAATTTTGGAGGTATTAGATGCACAAATTAGGCAGGTCTTGCGACAGAAAGATTTTTCAGGACACGACGGCATGGATTTGATTTTGTGCCGCTTCCAGCAACTGCCGCAGCAAGATGGTGTAGAATTGGTCTATGCAGGTGCAAAACGCCCACTTCTTATTGCCTGCATACAAGAAGACGACCAGCAGCAGAAAAAGAGAAGCGTTCAGATAGCCAAGACAACGCGCCGCTCGATAGGGGGAAGTTTTAAAAGGCTGCAAGATTTCGAACAATACACACAAGTTTTATACAAAGGCGATAGACTTTTTCTCACCACAGACGGCTATACCGACCAAGCAAACCCACAAGGCGACAAAATCGGCACTAAACTCCTACTTACGCAATTAGAACAGACGCTTTTTCAGAGTTTAGATGAGCAATTTATGACCCTTAAACGGCTCTTAAACAATTTTTCCCAACAAGCCGAGCAGCGTGATGATATTACCCTTTTGGGAATTGAAGTATAGAAAAATTTTCAACATTCGGTGCGGGCAGGCAAGGTCAATGCGCCAGCAATGCTAAATTCTAAAAAGTAGGTGCAAATGTAGGGACAAGGCATTGCCTTGTCCGAAGTGAGATTGAAATAAAAAAGGATTTTCAGACCCAACAAATAGGGTTCAGTCCAAATTTTATTTCGTGTCAAATTTGACAAAACAAGATTTTTTACAGAACTTAACATTACTGCCCCAAAGGGAGGGTATCAAAACCAAATTTTATTTTGCTTCAAATTTAACAATACAAGACTTTGTACAAAACCTAACATAAATAGGCAACACCCCCTCGGCGTGGGTTTTTGTGGTTATTCCATCACAAACCGCAAAATTTCTTGGTTTGTGTAAAAAGTCGCTTGACTGCCTGCAAAATCGCCTTGTAGGTGATGCACCCAAATATTAACGGTATCTTCTATCTGCAAATCCCAATCTTGTAAGGTTTGTTTCAATTCTTGCTCTGAATAGATAACTTTACTCGTTAAATAATCATCTCCACGCACCCAATAAAGCGTTGCTTTTACGATACGCAAGTCTTCTATTTTTTCGCCCAAACTAAACCTGCTATAAGCGCGAACAGGAAAAGTACGAAATTCATCTAAGGGGATAAAAATAAAATCATCTATCATATTTTCTTCAAACATACGATAAGAATAATCATATTCGCCA
This Hugenholtzia roseola DSM 9546 DNA region includes the following protein-coding sequences:
- a CDS encoding two-component regulator propeller domain-containing protein, which codes for MEKAFSFGGKKRAEQRFSSLGLVVFGFLWLFFQIFGCFFIQLLAQEKIQEKRVSQYISDGWDRKDGLPSNTLQNVYCSKEGYLWIASYAGLTRFDGFHFETFDGKNTPQIQTTAFSRFLELPDSSLWATTTGGGGLVRYQKGKFESYSQKAGLPSVTIDPLILDASGKKIWVGTRGKGIFQFDLTTKQFKALEIERLKSSFVFDLYQEKNGTLWIGTEGEGLFQYFSDGSLKRVEIEPQEPLLNEKGVVHFIFQDRKNRVFVSIDNYLYVYQNQKFQRISLLDGYPLLSITEDSKGDLWLGTPFSLLRFDFEKNEIDELTKTPQHQQLHINGLTFDREGSLWAATYRFGLLRLRDGNFTNYTQQEGLATNTVNSFFEYEKDKLLVCSDNGKVNLLDAKNHQVSLLNFKTDLGKERIRTAIQDQKGNFWIGSYAGLLKIEPNGKEILYHKNNPDPNRRLLDNQVRAVVAHPNGDLWIGTRSGGIEIWKTDGTKLFLNKNNGKLPSNFVMHLLTLKDGRVLVSTNDNGIAFFSAEGKILRFISEKEGLGNNLVFSATEDAQNQTWIATNGKISWLRQDGRIFNFSPQNGLPFPYPLDVKFDEQGALWVSSSIGLVRIAYSELEAVADGKKEMLETQIFDRSDGMVSSECIGAVQMYETQDRRIWIPTMGGISVLKPTEIQKNLVLPPVYLQAVQTDQTNWYPQADGKKLLTLDQNWQRLTFRFAALSYIAPEKVRVRYQLKGYDQDWIEAENLRQISYTRLPAGRYEFRLMAANSDGLWNRQGVSFAFVIQPRFHETTLFYLLSFVFLVGLITLFYRWRIKKEQQQKLELQELVLERTREILNQKEEIDFQRERAIKAYQNIQVLSQIGQNITATLDMSSMTQKVYQLVNTLLPAEGFGVGIYVASQDHIEFRGFIEGGLILPTHAEPLSDSTTLAYRCFVKGEEIWSNQVRQDFADLLVEQKYKNGMVGNLPESLLYMPLKMESEILGVITVQSFQKGAYTETHVDILRNLASYIAIAVANSKSYEIIREKNTHITDSIRYAEKIQRAILPPFERVAQHFGAAALLFQPKDIVSGDFFWFHKVQEKNKDFHFLAVVDCTGHGVPGAFMSLIGNILLNEIVKDLQIHEPAQILEVLDAQIRQVLRQKDFSGHDGMDLILCRFQQLPQQDGVELVYAGAKRPLLIACIQEDDQQQKKRSVQIAKTTRRSIGGSFKRLQDFEQYTQVLYKGDRLFLTTDGYTDQANPQGDKIGTKLLLTQLEQTLFQSLDEQFMTLKRLLNNFSQQAEQRDDITLLGIEV